In one Zobellia galactanivorans genomic region, the following are encoded:
- a CDS encoding SusC/RagA family TonB-linked outer membrane protein: MKTKERLSSMARFLASGPKKMLTTAICLLTILSAHARTTEGETSPQQPTISGTIYDDMGAPLPGASIVLKGTTTGTTSDFDGNFTIKTDGENTILSISYIGYKTQEVDISNKTTVDITMVSDAAALDEIVVVGYSSQKRATVTGAISTLKGSDIAEVPAANITQSLAGRMAGVSMRPNGGTPGNDNPDIHIRGIVTTGNNKPLIVVDGIRRDNIGQIDPNVIETITVLKDAAAVAPFGIGGSNGVILITTKKGKSGKPVVSINTSYAFQKPTYLPEMLNAQDYMALQNEGYFNLNPTGSTPPNDPNLIANYPSLHKEDPYRYPDANFPEIFKKNSGIQITNAEISGGTDNIQYHAGLGYYDQGGIFEPLGYKRYSYNLNIDANLSANTKVGMSLLGTIENTDGIDADESPTHLMRSFYKFVPTQTLLYPEGDKWGESSANSPLGVLNSDGYNREEDNTLLSSVYIEQQLPFIEGLSIKGVFSFDNEQGNDKLWHVPYKYYNIDLSQQPYTYTEAISLQEGNGAPYTWLQLKNERSKKFTYQGYINYNRTFGDHAVSALFVAEARETKGDYFNTRRNNFAIEIDELSLGSSDKLDYDNAGSSSTASELGYVYRLGYTYKNKYIFEASGRYDGHYSFAPGNRWGYFPAFSAAWRISEEKFMQNVNNVNNLKLRGSWGKSGNLPYIDNELADFQYLAGYDLRGNAYAYGNGVLVQGSKIENEPNPNITWEISTKLDIGFDLTMYNGLLNVEFDYFHEDRTGMLLTPQVTLPVEYGLSLSQENKGEMNNDGFEFSIGTLKQWDSGLQLSVNANMSYSENNMIEVFQSDAERDNPNRTKVGRPFGTPYGYKSLGLFSTAEDINNDGIINAADGYNVEQFGDLHPGDVKYADLSGPDGVPDGKIDSNDQTVIGKPVYPSTTYGLNTAVSYKGFDLSLFFQGTASSDINIQTFLTSPFANNGSNTSYEYFNNRWTPDNQGARYPRATPSPYSNNTQSSDFWMVDTSYLRLKTASLGYTLPQSVSEKLNVSSIGFTLTGQNLLTISKLDFIDPELGYDDRENSYPIMKSLAFGMNISF, translated from the coding sequence ATGAAAACCAAAGAGCGACTATCCTCTATGGCTCGATTCTTAGCCAGTGGACCCAAAAAAATGCTCACTACAGCAATCTGCTTACTGACTATTTTGAGCGCACATGCCAGAACCACCGAAGGTGAAACCTCACCTCAACAACCCACCATATCGGGTACCATTTACGATGATATGGGCGCACCCTTACCCGGGGCCAGTATTGTCTTAAAGGGAACTACAACGGGTACGACATCTGATTTTGACGGTAATTTCACCATAAAGACAGATGGAGAAAACACCATTCTAAGTATTTCCTACATTGGGTATAAGACCCAAGAAGTTGACATTTCCAACAAAACTACGGTCGACATCACCATGGTCTCAGATGCGGCCGCCCTTGATGAAATTGTAGTAGTAGGTTACAGCAGCCAAAAAAGGGCCACGGTAACCGGGGCCATCAGTACCCTAAAGGGTTCCGACATCGCAGAGGTGCCCGCGGCAAACATTACACAATCCTTGGCGGGTAGAATGGCCGGGGTAAGTATGCGCCCCAATGGCGGTACACCTGGAAATGACAATCCTGATATTCATATTAGAGGTATTGTAACTACAGGTAACAATAAACCTTTAATAGTGGTAGACGGTATTAGAAGGGACAATATTGGACAGATAGACCCCAACGTTATTGAAACCATTACCGTTTTAAAGGATGCAGCTGCGGTAGCTCCCTTTGGTATTGGCGGGTCGAACGGTGTAATATTAATTACCACCAAGAAAGGGAAATCAGGAAAACCCGTGGTCAGTATCAACACCTCTTATGCCTTTCAAAAACCCACCTATCTTCCTGAAATGCTAAATGCCCAAGATTATATGGCATTGCAGAACGAAGGCTACTTTAACCTGAACCCCACTGGTTCTACGCCTCCCAACGACCCAAATTTAATTGCCAATTACCCCTCTTTGCACAAAGAAGACCCTTACAGGTATCCCGATGCCAATTTCCCTGAAATATTCAAGAAAAACTCAGGTATTCAAATTACCAATGCCGAAATAAGCGGTGGAACCGACAATATTCAATACCATGCCGGATTAGGCTATTATGACCAAGGAGGTATTTTTGAACCCTTAGGCTACAAAAGATATTCGTACAATCTTAATATAGATGCCAACCTAAGTGCCAATACCAAAGTAGGTATGTCATTACTCGGTACGATAGAAAACACAGACGGTATCGATGCCGATGAGTCACCGACCCACCTAATGCGAAGTTTCTACAAATTCGTCCCTACCCAAACCTTACTTTACCCAGAAGGAGACAAGTGGGGCGAATCTTCAGCCAATTCACCTCTAGGTGTCCTTAATTCGGATGGCTATAATAGGGAGGAAGACAATACCCTTCTAAGTTCCGTATACATAGAACAACAACTGCCTTTTATAGAAGGATTGAGTATAAAGGGCGTCTTCAGCTTTGACAACGAACAAGGAAACGACAAACTTTGGCACGTTCCCTATAAATATTACAATATAGACCTTTCCCAACAGCCATACACCTACACAGAAGCCATTTCCTTGCAAGAAGGTAACGGGGCTCCTTATACTTGGCTTCAATTAAAAAATGAGCGATCCAAAAAGTTCACGTACCAAGGATACATCAATTACAACCGAACCTTTGGCGACCATGCGGTATCAGCCTTGTTCGTAGCGGAAGCACGTGAAACCAAAGGCGACTACTTCAACACAAGAAGAAATAATTTTGCCATTGAAATAGACGAGTTGAGTTTGGGTAGTTCCGATAAGCTAGATTATGACAATGCCGGATCTTCAAGCACAGCCTCTGAACTTGGCTATGTATACCGTTTAGGGTACACGTATAAGAACAAATATATTTTTGAGGCTTCAGGTAGGTATGACGGACATTATTCTTTTGCGCCAGGAAATAGATGGGGCTATTTTCCCGCCTTTTCCGCAGCATGGCGTATCTCAGAAGAGAAATTCATGCAAAACGTAAACAACGTAAACAACTTAAAACTAAGAGGTTCTTGGGGTAAATCAGGAAACCTTCCTTACATTGATAACGAGCTTGCTGATTTCCAATACCTCGCAGGATATGATTTACGAGGAAATGCTTATGCTTATGGCAACGGCGTTTTAGTTCAGGGGTCCAAAATTGAAAATGAACCTAACCCTAATATTACCTGGGAGATTTCCACAAAACTAGATATTGGTTTTGACCTTACTATGTACAATGGATTACTGAACGTAGAATTCGATTATTTCCATGAAGACCGAACAGGTATGCTTTTAACGCCTCAAGTAACATTGCCGGTTGAATACGGTCTCTCTTTATCTCAAGAAAACAAGGGGGAAATGAACAACGATGGTTTTGAATTCAGCATCGGAACGCTAAAACAATGGGACAGCGGCCTGCAGTTGTCGGTAAACGCCAACATGAGCTATTCCGAAAATAACATGATCGAAGTTTTCCAAAGTGATGCCGAACGTGATAACCCAAACAGAACCAAAGTAGGAAGACCTTTTGGAACTCCATATGGGTACAAATCTTTAGGTCTATTCTCTACCGCAGAAGACATCAATAATGATGGTATTATAAACGCAGCCGATGGATATAACGTAGAGCAATTCGGAGACTTACACCCTGGAGATGTTAAGTATGCGGATTTGAGCGGACCAGATGGTGTTCCTGATGGAAAAATTGATTCTAATGACCAGACCGTAATCGGAAAACCTGTATATCCTTCCACTACATACGGACTTAATACCGCTGTTAGCTACAAAGGATTTGATTTATCCTTATTCTTTCAAGGCACGGCCAGTTCAGATATTAATATTCAGACATTCTTGACCTCTCCATTTGCGAATAACGGAAGTAACACTTCCTATGAATATTTCAATAATAGATGGACTCCAGATAACCAAGGTGCCAGATACCCAAGAGCTACCCCATCTCCCTACTCTAACAACACTCAGAGTTCTGATTTTTGGATGGTAGACACGAGCTATCTTCGTTTAAAGACCGCGTCTTTGGGTTACACCTTGCCACAGAGTGTAAGTGAAAAACTCAACGTTTCTTCAATTGGTTTCACCCTTACAGGCCAAAACCTGTTAACGATAAGCAAGTTAGATTTTATAGACCCTGAATTGGGATACGATGATCGCGAAAATTCCTATCCAATAATGAAATCATTGGCATTTGGAATGAATATTTCCTTCTAA